Genomic DNA from Salvia miltiorrhiza cultivar Shanhuang (shh) chromosome 1, IMPLAD_Smil_shh, whole genome shotgun sequence:
ATAACATTTAAATATCTCACGTTTgagattcattctcatttctcataaCATTTGATAATGATCTTATTAGACCATTCTCTATCTACATTCATatttaatacttcctccgtctcacaaaaacatgaacatttgtaagtggtacgaattttaaaaaatgttagataaaagtgtattgtgagtgagaAAAGGGATCTCACTTTATGAAAAGTAGAGATAAAAACTCAAAAGTGAAGGGATTATGGTGGGGTAGTGTGCAAAAGTATAAATTAATGTTCGTGTTAATTTTTGTGAGACGACccaaaaaatgacaaaaatattcatgtttttatgaaacgagagaaatattatttaaccactattaattataatacaaTTTATATTATATGGATCTTTATATGATCTAAGATTGTCATTAAAGAAACACGTAAAATTTATTATCATATGTATAGAGGCATGATTGTATAATACATTATACATAAAACACTTATTGTACATGAAAGCTGTgcaatatataaaaatgattaCATATATCTGTTATTAGTTTTGGTATAAGATAATTAAGAATAATTTTGTATTTGATCTATTTGAGAGAAAAATCCCAAATGAAATATAGAAATAAATGGTGATGAATTTTGGCGGCGAGCAGGGAAAGATGATAGAAATGACAAAGCCGATAGTAGCAGATGCAATAAGTAAAGTATACCGCAGTTTGGGCTCAAACTCAAAGACGTTGTGCATGGCGGAGTTGGGTTGTTCCTCCGGACCAAACACTCTGCTTGTGGCGGCGGAGTTCGTCAAAACCGTGTACGAGTCGAGCCGGAAGCACGGGCGCGAGCTGCCGGAGTTTCAGATATTTCTGAACGACCTCCCAGGAAATGATTTCAACTGCATTTCCCAGTGGTTGATGCCAAAGTTTGAAGAGGAGATTGGAAATATTAATGGTGGATATTGTTTTGTATACGGAGCTCCTGGATCGTTTTACGGCAGGCTTTTCCCCTCCAACACACTCCATTTTGTTCATTCTTCTTGCAGTCTCATGTGGCTCTCCAAGGTGCCTCAAGGCTTggaaatgaacaagggaaacgTGTACATTGGGAGTGAGAGCCCAGTGAGTGTGAGTGAAGCATACTATGCTCAATTTCGAAGTGATTTTCAGACATTCTTGAAATGTCGGTCGGAAGAAGTAGTAGTGGGTGGAAGGATGGTGCTTACTATTTTGGGAAGGAAAACTGAGACAGCTGCTTCCAAGGAGTGCTGCTATATTTGGGAGCTCTTGGCCCTTGCCCTCAAACAAATGGTGCATGAGGTTAGTGATTAACTTTTCACatcaattatattaataaaatcatACTCAATTTGTTGGTTGGATGTTGCAGGGAGTAGTAGAAGAAGAAATAGTGGATTCATTTAATATCCCTCAATACACGCCTTCCCCTATAGAGGTAAAGAAGGAAGTGGAGAATGAAGGGTCATTCATCATCACTCATTTGGAGGCCTCCGAAATTAGTTGGGCTGCTTGCAGCGCTACTAATAATGACACTGCTAATCACAAGATTAATGCGTACAATGTGGCTAAGTGCATGAGATCCGTGGCTGAACCCTTACTAGTTCAACACTTTGGGCAATCAATAATCGACCAACTCTTCGTTAAGTACCAAAATATCATTTGGGATCGCATGTCGAAGGAGGATACCAAGTTTATCAATGTCACTATTTCAATGACCAAGAGACAAGAATAATCATTACTTGTACTATTACTTCTGGTTAAATTTGTGTTgtaaaatattagtaatatttaGGTGATCATATGATATTACGTGCTGCAGAGTTAGTTACAAATAGTTAAGTTGTTTTACATTTTGTCGTAAGTTAACTACATGCAACCACGTGTGAATTCCTTGTACACAGCTCTATATATAAAGAGCTCGATCGTTGATTTATAGAATTTTCCTCTCCTAAATCTTCTCTTGTACTATGATCAATTTGTCATGATCGAACTTGCCCAAGGATAGTTATGTTGGGAAACCGTGATTAAGAGAGATTCGAAGCGGGATAGAAGGAATGTGAACAATGAATGAAAGATCGaactaaaattaatttcaatgaaCGAATGAAAGATCGaactaaaattaatttcaatgaaCAAATATCATAAGATGATTGACGTCTAGTGACAAAGATCCATACGAAGTCTACGACGTCTCGTTGTAAGTTTGAATGAATTCGACTTAGCTAAAATGATAAAGTACTTGAGAGTACGCAATTGAAAAACATATGAAGACATATGTATCTCAAGAGTACTTATTCACTTAACTACTACAAAAGCTTCGCCCGTCACtccatttagaaatatatacaTTACTAAATACAAGAGTACTCAGGGGGTACACATGCTAAAACTATATACATACTTGTataaactgtaaattgtcatgtcATCGTAACAATACAACCATTAGTTTTTAACTAAAAAGGCTCAaacttactaaattcatttgtgattctaaagttcgactgatcagtctaaattttgtaatctatcatatcttaAACTGAAGCTGTGTACTAGAGAGGTGACCATCTATCGCGGACACTTGACTGACCAACCTTCTCAATGACTCACGGTCATtgtgtacacaaatcctgaTAGGATAGTTATCTGCTCAGAATTCGAATTCGAttataaaataagcaaagccaaTGCAGATATATATCATACACAAATCTCAAAACATTTATGACAAGACGATACTTGAAATATTTTCAATTCAAATGCTTTTGAAAGAAATAACTTATTCAAACATAACATTTAActtcatttaatatataaaaaagtaagcccacctgatagcaaagctttgctaagGCGCAGTGACTCCTTGATCAACTcctactctcgcgcttgacctttattgcgagaaCATAAAATGTGATATTGGcccgaggaaaattctcaattaatgagaatacGTAATTAAACTATGGATACCTCTTATTCaagttattattattctaaaataataatctgACGAATTCTATTTACAATCCAGGTTATaggattaaattaataaattgggaaaatgtgcagattggcccccgaagtggtagcccctatagcgtataaccccccttactcactgtgtgtgcaactaaacccccgaactcaaaaaaacggcTCAATTAAGCCCCTCTGACCAAACGGTGTTATCCCACCGTTAGTCAAACTTTTTGTTTTAATTGAAAAGTGGGGCCCACCATCACCATTCTTTCACCCCATTCTTCCCATCCGATCCCTCTTCCCCACCACCCCCTTCCCCGGCCTCCCTCGCTTCCTTCCCCGCCAACATCACCTCCCTCAACCTCCCCCACTCCAAATCTGTGTCACGACCgaccctaattaaggataattaagccggggaaatcgtgactaatggagggagattagaagcggggtagaaaggggataatcacacaaggaaggatcgcatttcatcatttaacaaaagggatatttataatataacagaagtttagtcgtatagactcaaataactagtaagttcagatatctctgacttagccaaataaacataaaacttctgagtacgcagcggaatatgattctgattacatgtatgaagacatgtaaccctagagttcattaatacataataagataaaagaatcccgctcgtcacttcatcaccatcggtagctgctcaacctgcacatttagaaatatatgcagggcttgagtacaaaagtactcagtggcacgtatgcctaagtataaaatacatgcttcaaaactgtaaattgtcatgccatagtaaacagtacagcaagggagtttttcgctaaaaggcccaagcttactaaattcatttgtgattcttaaagttcgactgcagtctaagttctcttgtaatctatcatatctggaactgtgtgccggagaggtggccacctctcacggtcacttgaccggccaacccgctagatgactcacggtcactggtgtacactagccctggcaggatagctatcaactgctcaagacccgaattcgattacatgataaaagtaacatcagatagatatcatactgaaattgaaacattttatggcaagacaatatttgaaataacttcaattaatttagtcatgaaataacttgcttgaacgtaacatttaaactcatttgatatatatgaaagtaatgcccacctgatagcaaagctttgctacagattaatgactccttgacgagctcttattcttgcgctcgacctttaatccgagaaaataacgtaagactttaaatcgagggaaaattctcaattaaatgagaatgcgaaatttaactatgcatgaatctcgtatgcatgaactattattctgagataataatcagggaatttctattgttaatccagattatcggatttaaacaaaagctaagtctcgtctcatgaagccggataattaacaaaaattaatccgttctcttcggggtgttctaatccgtcaattaaataaaccccgctcctcgtagtcaatagaaaataaataaatacttcagcttattcgatTTATAACCTCAtcattaatcgggcttaataaatggAAGAAAGTATTGTTGcaagtttaaataattaaaaggctcaacataaggcagcctaataattaattaagtagaagtgaacttgaataattaacatgagaggcccaattgaaataattcatcggctcaagtaattaaataaatcttggcccaataaataaataatttgattagctgggctcaattaaataaatcaaacgaggcccaacgaagataatataacagtccaattaaaataaaatagatgggcttcaatttaaataaattcgtcccaatgaaataatataacaaaaGCCCAtatgagtaaaaaaaaaataaggcccaactgaaatgatacagcagcccaaatatgtgaataatcaaaggcccatataaataatttcagaggcccaatcagtaattaaaatcggcccttataattaaaatcagagacccaattcataattaaaatcggcccatataattaaaatcagaggcccaattcacaattaaaattggCCCAATCTTACAATTAAAAGAgaaaggcccaattacaataaatacaacaaggcccataaataaacaaataatgaagcccaaagaaaataaaataaaggcccaaattttcggcccaactcaattaaatgagagcCCATCCTCACAcacactctcggttctctcttttACCTCAAAAATCAAttctcgcctttctctctctgaTCTCTCTCAAGGGGCCGCTCGCTCCCTTTCTCAAAATCGGCGCTCGATCGGCCCTCCCTCTCCGGCCACTCAGCTGCCGCCTGCTCCGGTCGGCGTCGACTACCGACGCGTCGAACCCTGGCGAcgtcctccttcttcttccttcccCACGCTGAATTCAAACGAGCCCTAACTCTGGAAATCATCGTCGCGGTCGCGCCTCCGTCTGGAATCCGGCGGGCGGTCGTCGCGTGGGAGCGGCGCCGTCCAACTTCCGTCCTCATATTCTTCACCAACGTCACGTGggagcggctgctgctgctgcgcacgATCCTCTGCTCGGCCATGGTTCCGGTCGGCCTCAGCGATTCCCCAGCTCCGACGTCGTCGTTACTCGGATGCAGGCGAGACGACTAGAGGTCGCCGCCTTCTCCCTCCGTTCCGGCAGTTGGGGCTCGGCAGTTGCcttgggcagtcggcccttCCCTCCCTTAAAGCTAAGTCTAATCTCTCTCTCCAATTCAAACGCTTATCTAGTTTCTGAGGGTGTGAGTTCTTGTGATTGCTACTCTGGGGTGCAGTGGAAGTGAAACATATAATTCCTTCTGTTGTAAAGTAACTCTCTATTGTGCAACATATCTTGGCTATTTCGTATAGATGAACTGTGATTATGCTAAGCATGGATGTGAACTGAATTGATTATTCAAGATAGtagaataccttgaatgttttcgAGCTGATGGGTGGCTGTTGGAGTTGAATAGATTGTGAgataactgaaatgaattgatCCTCCTGTTAATGCAGGTGAACTTTGATGAAAAGAGAGGAAATTATTGAAGCCAAGCTTTACCTTTGAAATTTTGGCAGCAGGGCAATGAATGTAGTTTTCTCCTGGGTGGTTTCCCTTGTGAAGATTGGGAGTGAAAATGGTATGCGTGGCTGAAAATGTTGGTGGTGCACTTGAATATAGTGGGGAAAAATAAGTagtggtgaaagtggtggggaaaaaaaataatgatagtgGTGTATAGAAGTTGGGGAACAAaatttaatggaaagaaaaagagacgaaaaagaaaggaaaaaaaaaatgtagaggagaattattgatgtattttctctgactcggtgattctgtaactgtaaagtgaatcgcgtgctcatatttgcttgtactgtttatttaaataaatctcgatttcgacatgtgatatctcgttaaaatcgataagttataaaatgaatctaaattaaatccatagatttaattcgttcgttgttctgatatctaaattaaatccgcagatttaattaacttcttgagtcggaaataattcccgacctgagtaaaataaaatcaaattccatctcgcttaaaaaaaaataaataaataacgtgactttgctaagtcagttataactctgaaataatatcattgactgctttaacaatataaattcaggatcataagctgaattcatatcagaataataaccgttttcattcactgatgaacaaaaataaacactcattactggatttaaaatatataaaagagcgggtcactacaatcTGCCTCCTCCAAGCTCATCGCCGCTGCTATTGCCGCCGCCATCGTCATCCTCGCTCTCGCCATTTTCATCCACTTTTGCAAGCAGGATAACCGAGAGATCGTCCGTTTTTAGAGTTCCTGTACCTCAGCTCAGATCTGGACAGCGACATTAAAATGTGGTTGTTCTTCGCCTTGCGTCTTCTTCGTCCGTCCAAAGTTCTGTCTGCCGCCTTTTACCAGATCTGCGATTCCAATCACCGGCAATAGGGTAGTCCAAATCTGAACTCCCGTCTCCGCCGCTTCATCGTCTGGTGTTCTTCGACAGTCGATTGCTCGCCGCCGCCTCTGCCTCAGGCGCTAATCGGCCCAACCTCGCCGTGAATCGATTGGGCTgcgagaagaagaagacgcAATGGTCTTCTTTCCCGCTCAAGAAGAAGCACCGCGCCGACATCTGCTCCCTTCGGCTTCTGCTACCTGAATTGGAAGCCACTCGTCCTATGCCACGGCCCCTCCGCCGCCAAGCTGTCTCTAGCACCACGCTCGGCTCAGCTACGCCCGCGTCTCTGAGATCCGCCTCGACGGCCTCGGCCTCTCCGACAAGATCAACCGAGGCCTCGAGAAGCTCTAGCCCCTCAAGCTGCTCTCCCTCTCCAACAACAATCTCACCGGCATTATCACCCTCGACCTCGCCCTTATTCCCAATCTCGAGCACCTCAACCAGCGCCGCAACTCCCTCTCCGGCAACCTCCCGCCTTCTCTCTCCACCGTCCAGTTTCTTAAACTCTCGCACAGCGTGAAGAAGCTGGCCGGATTCCGGCTAGAGAGGGAGGCTGAATAGTGAAGGTGGGCcccacatttaattaaaaaattaaaaaacggTTGACTAACGGAAGAATTAACACCGTTTGGTCAGAGGGGCCTAATTGCAcgatttttttgagttcgggggtttaattgcacacacagtgagtaaggagagttatacgctataggggctaccacttcgggggcctatctgcaccttttccctaatAAATTTAACACCCATCTTACGAGATCAGATTAATAACATTTATTAAGCCATCCATTTTATGGTGTTCTAACCcgcttactaattaataactctcattttatattaattcataataaaaagtaattgagtccaattaatcaattaataagTCTATGACTAGTCCTTGATTGGGTCCAACATTAAAAGAAATATGGATAACCTAATTACTTAAAACTTACAAAttaaatgattatttttataatgCATCAaagatagtattatttttaattaattacaaattaaatgATTAAACTTACAAGcaaatactctctctgtcccacgaagcatgacacagtttcttttttggtttgtcccacgaaacttgatctgtttctaaaaatggcaaaaaaaattatcattttattcacattttcacttttttcaccTATTACACTTagcacacaaaatatcaatttcttaattctcgtgtcgaaaagaactgtgtcatacttcatgggacggagggagtaattaattacAAATAAATGATTAAAGTTACAAGCATTATGTGACTAGTCGCTCCATCTAAACATTTCAACggtaaaattcaaaattttgaaagatCCGTTTCCATTCTGGCTTCGGCTCCTAccactttcaattttcaaattttgctCCAATGGCCGCCAACGGCACCGCCGATTTCCTCACCGCACCCTCCGACACCCCCTCAGGTGGGAAATCGGCTTTTGGAAAACACAAGCAACAGCATCAGCCTATGGACACTTCGAACAAACGGAGATTCGAGGCCTACAACCGGCTTCAGGCAGCCGCCGTCGCCTTCGGAGAGAAGCTCCCGATCCCCGAAATCGTGGCGCTGGGCGGCCAGTCCGACGGCAAGAGCTCGCTGCTTGAAGCGCTGCTAGGATTCCGCTTCAATGTGCGTGAAGTCGAAATGGGCACTCGACGCCCTCTCATTTTACAGATGATTCACGATTCCAATGCGCTTGAGCCCCGCTGCCGATTCCAGGTCCTCCACGTTTcctcctctctctttttttcgCAGTTTTATTATACTATTAGTGAAGTTTCTGTACATAGAGttcttataattttattgagtatGGCGAAGAGTCATTTCGAATTGAATGAATGATTTTCGTTTGGGTGGAAATTATGATGCTTCAATACGTTGACTCGAACCCGATTTTGGATTCAAGAGTTGAGCATTATAAACTTTAGGTTGAACAGTAAATTAGCAATTCTTGAATTTGAGTTTACATCATACGGATGAATGTTTATGGCTTTAAATCAGATTTGAGTTAACTGCGTAATAGAAAATACTATATGAAAAAATTAACCCTTGGTTGGTTTGAGTGGGTAGTAATTTGGTTAGTGAAGCAGGATGAGGATTCTGAAGAATACGGGAATGCAATGGTATCATCTACAGCGATTGCAGATACCATAAAATCTCGTACGGAGGCACTTTTGAGGGAGACCAAAACTGCAGTTTCACCTAAGTCCATTGTTATGAGAGTGGAATACGCACATTGTCCTAATCTTACCATTATAGATACTCCAGGTTTTGTTCTCAAGGTATAAAGGAAACTTGAATATTTATATGAagagttttattttgtttctcttTCCAACTTATTTCATGATTTCTCATTGACAGGCAAAGAAGGGTGAACCAGAGTGTACACCAGATGAAATTTTGTCGATGGTCAAGTCCTTGGCTAGTCCACCTCATCGCATTCTTCTATTTCTTCAACAAAGTAGTGTTGAATGGTGTTCATCTTTGTGGTTGGATGCCATACGTGAATTAGATCCAACCTTCAAACGCACAATCGTTGTTGTTTCCAAATTTGATAACCGACTCAAGGTATGATAGTTATGTTTTAGGATTAGTTTTAGAGAAGAAAAAGGAATAAATAGTTTCCAACTGGGATTGAGGTATTGGAGTGCGTTTCTACGTCTTGAGTTAGTCAAGTTTTGTTCTGACTTTAATTCTTAGTTAGCAATTTCTATGGAAAACTTGATAATGATGTTGGACATTGTTGCAATGAgttaaaactttaaattttcAGGAGTTCAGTGACCGTTGGGAAGTGGATCGCTATTTAAGTGCGAGCGGATACCTTGGGGAGAACACTCGGCCCTTTTTTGTTGCTCTTCCAAAGGATAGAACTACAGTTTCGAATGATGAGTTTCGTAGGAAAATATCTCAGGTAGATGCGGAAGTGATACACCATTTACGTGATGCAGTCAAAGGTGGATTTGATGAAGACAAGTATGGATCCTACATAGGTTTCGGTTGTCTCAGAGATTATTTAGAATCTGAACTACAGAAGAGGTATAAAGAGGCTGCccctactacattggccttgctagAACAACGTTGTAGTGAGGTAACCGCTGAATTGACCAGAATGGAGGTCAAAATACAGGCAACTTCTGATGTTGCACACCTTCGCAGATCTGCTATGTTGCATGCTGCATCTCTGAGCAATCATCTGGTGTATATTTTAacttgatataaaaatatttcaattttgtaATTTGCTCATTGCTCTGATGTTGGTTTGTTTGTAAAGTTTGTAATTGTGTTTACTTTAATTCTTGAAGGAATCACTTCTTGATGGAGCTGCTGATCCAGCACCAGAGCAATGGGGGAAAACAACAGAAGAAGAAAAACTGGAGAGTGGTATAGGTGGTTGGCCTGGTGTTAGCACAGATACAAAGCCTCCCAATTCAACTCTTCGTCTTTATGGTGGTGCTGCATTTGAAAGAGTAGTTCATGAGTTTCGCATGGCCACCTATTCCATGGAATGCCCAGTAGTGTCAAGAGAGAAGGTGCATATCACCAAGGTGAAATAGATTTTGAAGTAAAgtatttattttaagaattcCTTGCCTGGTTTTTGGCAGGTGGCAAATATCTTACTTGCACATGCTGGCCGGAGTGGGAGTAGAGGAGTTTCAGAGGCTGCTGCAGAGATTGCTCGTACTGCAGCTAAGTCATGGCTTTCTCCTCTTCTGGACACAGCATGTGACCGCCTTGCTTTTGTCTTATGCAGTCTTTTTGATATTGCCATTGAGAGAAATCGCCATCATCACACAGGATGTAAGTTTGGAACCATAAAATTTTATCAGTTCATAGCTTCTTATAGACAAGTCTATTCTATGGTCTCGTTTGTAGTTCAATAGGTTCATGTTTATCACCTTGCAATACGCAATTGTTGATTGGTACTATAATATAGTATGATCAAGGATATGGTGGTCCCCAACATAATAGTTATGTACCTGCAGTCAAGCTTGTGGGAATTCCCTAGGCCTTTGTTTTAAAGTTTGGACTACTAAAATTGCTTTACTTTTTCAAAAGAGTTGCATGTTTTTTGTTGATCTTTTTCCCTCCCTCACTACACCTATCCTTTAATGCATTTTGTCCCTTACTCCCTTTGTCCACTTAGGAATCAAGAGCAAAGATCTAGTTTTAGCTGATTACATGACTTATTCTTTTCATTTGCCTTAATTCTGTTAAGACGGTCAGCAAGCTGGAGACATGGAAGGGTTTGTTGGTTTCCTTGCTGCTTTGAGACACTCTTACTACAGCTTTATAAAGGATCTTGCCAAGCAATGCAAACAAGTAGTTCGACACCATCTTGATTCAGTCACAAGTCCATACTCTCTGGTTTGCTATGAGAGTGACATCCCTGGGAGTTTCAGTGCCGGTATAAACTCAATTTACCGTGTAAATAAAATCCGAACTGGCTCATTTGCTCTTGATCTGTCAGATGGAGGGCATATAGCTCGTCGGGAAATCCCTGAGGAGCAAGAAAACATCCCCCCAGGAAAAGATGAGACGACTCCAGGAAAAGTGATTGAATCAAGagaggttctaagagaatgtcaCATGACTGTGCCTGAGACTCCATCACCTGATCAACCATGTGATGTAAACTACGTGGTGAAGAAAGAACTCGGTCATTGTGTTGAAGTTGGAGCAAGGAAACGACATGCTAGAATTGCAGGCAATAACAGGAATTTGGATAACTTCAGAACCCAAAATGGTGGCCTTATGTTTTCTGGTGGGGTGGGTTCAGGGTCAGCTTACACAGAGATATGTTCATGTGCTGCTCAACATTTTGCTGGAATTCGTGAAGTTCTGGTGGAGAGGGGTGTTGCATCAAGTTTAAACTCAGGATTCCTCACACCTTGGTACCATGCCTACTAAACCCATCTCTTTTTCTATATATACTTGGCTAGTGTTATGCTTTGTTTTACATACGTTGTTTGGTGTAATGCAGCCGGGAGAGGCTTATGGTTGCACTGGGATTGGATTTGTTTGCTGTTACTGATGCAAAATTCATGGACATGTTCATTGCTCCTGAGGTAATTGATACGCTTGTGAATGAAAAGCAGTCTCTCCAAAAGCGCCAGAAAATACTGCATTCCTGCTTAAACGAGTTCAAGAACGTTGCCAGATCACTTTGATAGAAACATCTCAAACTTCTTTCTCTACATAGAAATCTCTGTCTGATTTGATTTCACAGCTGGTGAAATGATCAGAGGCTCTAGGAGCTCGACCTTTCTATTTAGAATGTGGAACTCGAATTAGTTTTGTATCAACGCTTTTTATGAATATACTTAATTTATATTCTTCCGCGCTTGATTTCCAAAATCGTTTTCAGAGTCAAGCATTGTATAGAATGGACAAACTGAGACCCATCAGCCATCATTGCTATGCACGTACTAATGGTAGAATCAAATCTGCAATATCCTTGCAATGCAATGTTGATAACATACAAGCAC
This window encodes:
- the LOC131007090 gene encoding salicylate carboxymethyltransferase-like, with translation MEVEQVLHMNGGLGDSSYANNSLVQGKMIEMTKPIVADAISKVYRSLGSNSKTLCMAELGCSSGPNTLLVAAEFVKTVYESSRKHGRELPEFQIFLNDLPGNDFNCISQWLMPKFEEEIGNINGGYCFVYGAPGSFYGRLFPSNTLHFVHSSCSLMWLSKVPQGLEMNKGNVYIGSESPVSVSEAYYAQFRSDFQTFLKCRSEEVVVGGRMVLTILGRKTETAASKECCYIWELLALALKQMVHEGVVEEEIVDSFNIPQYTPSPIEVKKEVENEGSFIITHLEASEISWAACSATNNDTANHKINAYNVAKCMRSVAEPLLVQHFGQSIIDQLFVKYQNIIWDRMSKEDTKFINVTISMTKRQE
- the LOC131007095 gene encoding dynamin-related protein 5A-like isoform X1, coding for MAANGTADFLTAPSDTPSGGKSAFGKHKQQHQPMDTSNKRRFEAYNRLQAAAVAFGEKLPIPEIVALGGQSDGKSSLLEALLGFRFNVREVEMGTRRPLILQMIHDSNALEPRCRFQDEDSEEYGNAMVSSTAIADTIKSRTEALLRETKTAVSPKSIVMRVEYAHCPNLTIIDTPGFVLKAKKGEPECTPDEILSMVKSLASPPHRILLFLQQSSVEWCSSLWLDAIRELDPTFKRTIVVVSKFDNRLKEFSDRWEVDRYLSASGYLGENTRPFFVALPKDRTTVSNDEFRRKISQVDAEVIHHLRDAVKGGFDEDKYGSYIGFGCLRDYLESELQKRYKEAAPTTLALLEQRCSEVTAELTRMEVKIQATSDVAHLRRSAMLHAASLSNHLESLLDGAADPAPEQWGKTTEEEKLESGIGGWPGVSTDTKPPNSTLRLYGGAAFERVVHEFRMATYSMECPVVSREKVANILLAHAGRSGSRGVSEAAAEIARTAAKSWLSPLLDTACDRLAFVLCSLFDIAIERNRHHHTGYGQQAGDMEGFVGFLAALRHSYYSFIKDLAKQCKQVVRHHLDSVTSPYSLVCYESDIPGSFSAGINSIYRVNKIRTGSFALDLSDGGHIARREIPEEQENIPPGKDETTPGKVIESREVLRECHMTVPETPSPDQPCDVNYVVKKELGHCVEVGARKRHARIAGNNRNLDNFRTQNGGLMFSGGVGSGSAYTEICSCAAQHFAGIREVLVERGVASSLNSGFLTPCRERLMVALGLDLFAVTDAKFMDMFIAPEVIDTLVNEKQSLQKRQKILHSCLNEFKNVARSL
- the LOC131007095 gene encoding dynamin-related protein 5A-like isoform X2, with amino-acid sequence MAANGTADFLTAPSDTPSGGKSAFGKHKQQHQPMDTSNKRRFEAYNRLQAAAVAFGEKLPIPEIVALGGQSDGKSSLLEALLGFRFNVREVEMGTRRPLILQMIHDSNALEPRCRFQDEDSEEYGNAMVSSTAIADTIKSRTEALLRETKTAVSPKSIVMRVEYAHCPNLTIIDTPGFVLKAKKGEPECTPDEILSMVKSLASPPHRILLFLQQSSVEWCSSLWLDAIRELDPTFKRTIVVVSKFDNRLKEFSDRWEVDRYLSASGYLGENTRPFFVALPKDRTTVSNDEFRRKISQVDAEVIHHLRDAVKGGFDEDKYGSYIGFGCLRDYLESELQKRYKEAAPTTLALLEQRCSEVTAELTRMEVKIQATSDVAHLRRSAMLHAASLSNHLESLLDGAADPAPEQWGKTTEEEKLESGIGGWPGVSTDTKPPNSTLRLYGGAAFERVVHEFRMATYSMECPVVSREKVANILLAHAGRSGSRGVSEAAAEIARTAAKSWLSPLLDTACDRLAFVLCSLFDIAIERNRHHHTGYGQQAGDMEGFVGFLAALRHSYYSFIKDLAKQCKQVVRHHLDSVTSPYSLVCYESDIPGSFSADGGHIARREIPEEQENIPPGKDETTPGKVIESREVLRECHMTVPETPSPDQPCDVNYVVKKELGHCVEVGARKRHARIAGNNRNLDNFRTQNGGLMFSGGVGSGSAYTEICSCAAQHFAGIREVLVERGVASSLNSGFLTPCRERLMVALGLDLFAVTDAKFMDMFIAPEVIDTLVNEKQSLQKRQKILHSCLNEFKNVARSL